The Lytechinus pictus isolate F3 Inbred chromosome 10, Lp3.0, whole genome shotgun sequence genome includes a window with the following:
- the LOC129268941 gene encoding monocyte to macrophage differentiation factor 2-like produces MCGGDIKWKNNPAKPHEAYVPTNIEHIANIITHGLCIIPSLYASNDLVQEATTYSQKTSATIFGLALLLLFSVSTLFHLVSWSGLAKNLRFYLHISDRAIIYLYIAASYTPWLTLCDVGYYGNHLRWVMWFLASLGILYSYCFYEKYKRLETLFYVILGTVPALVVLESPLKNGLYELALGGIIYICGVVFFKSDGIIPCAHAIWHVFVVMGAYTHLNAIQKYLIGCRLPGVDPDEPSHLPDCITQSL; encoded by the exons GTGGAAGAACAACCCAGCCAAACCTCATGAAGCCTATGTACCTACTAATATTGAACATATAGCTAACATCATTACACATGGA TTGTGTATTATACCATCGTTGTATGCCAGCAATGATTTAGTTCAAGAAGCTACCACTTACTCTCAGAAGACCAGCGCAACAATTTTTGGTCTagctctcctcctcctcttcagtGTTTCAACTCTCTTCCATCTTGTCTCATGGTCTGGTCTTGCAAA AAACTTGAGGTTTTACCTTCATATAAGTGACAGGgcaataatctatttatatataGCAGCTTCTTATACACCTTG GTTGACACTGTGCGATGTTGGTTACTATGGAAACCATCTACGATGGGTTATGTGGTTTCTAGCTTCCTTAGGAATCTTGTATTCATATTGCTTCTATGAAAA ATACAAGAGATTGGAGACCCTTTTCTATGTCATCCTTGGAACAGTTCCTGCATTGGTTGTGTTAGAATCG CCTCTAAAGAATGGTTTGTATGAGTTAGCATTGGGAGGCATCATTTACATCTGTGGCGTGGTATTCTTTAAGAGTGATGGTATCATCCCGTGTGCCCATGCTATCTGGCATGTCTTTGTTGTGATGGGGGCATACACACACCTTAATGCCATTCAGAAATACCTGATAGGATGTAGGCTACCAGGTGTTGACCCAGATGAACCTAGTCACCTACCGGACTGCATCACTCAATCTTTATGA